A section of the Posidoniimonas corsicana genome encodes:
- a CDS encoding sulfotransferase family protein has product MPDPQPSTKPAEEKLTSEKLNSYPWWALRIWSGMRVSDFWSMLKSHGFRVDAQRIGMALAIGQMTPWNSAMYGLQQLIYKRRIRETTIDQPPVFIIGHWRSGTTHLHELLFRDTQFGSASTYQCFAPWHFLISEAVLGRLLGVLLPSKRPMDNMATGMARPQEDEFGLAVMGAPSTYFRMGFPNDPVEHLDTLTMRDVSHEDRRKFIEAITFFYRALTLKHGKRLLLKSPTHTGRIEFLSTMFPGAKFVHISRHPYALFPSMQRTWRALYDAQGFQVRKEYGPEFDELVHRTYEALYDHYDEQADALPADQYCEVRYEELAADPLGVVQSIYESLNLEGYEAMRPALEEYVSSLKDYQPNRLKTPEHAQDEIDRRWSWYFQRFGYEPTC; this is encoded by the coding sequence ATGCCCGACCCCCAGCCAAGCACCAAGCCCGCCGAAGAAAAGCTGACCAGCGAGAAGCTGAACAGCTACCCCTGGTGGGCGCTGCGCATCTGGAGCGGGATGCGGGTGAGCGACTTCTGGTCGATGCTCAAATCGCACGGCTTCCGCGTTGACGCGCAGCGGATCGGCATGGCGCTGGCCATCGGACAGATGACGCCGTGGAACTCGGCGATGTATGGGCTGCAGCAGCTGATCTACAAGCGACGGATCCGCGAGACCACCATCGACCAGCCGCCCGTGTTCATCATCGGCCACTGGCGGAGCGGCACCACGCACCTGCACGAGCTGTTGTTCCGCGACACTCAGTTCGGTTCCGCGTCCACCTACCAGTGCTTCGCCCCGTGGCACTTCCTGATCAGCGAGGCGGTGCTCGGACGGCTGCTGGGCGTGCTGCTGCCCTCCAAGCGGCCGATGGACAACATGGCGACCGGCATGGCCCGGCCGCAGGAGGACGAGTTCGGTCTGGCGGTGATGGGCGCCCCGTCCACTTACTTCCGCATGGGGTTTCCAAACGACCCGGTCGAACACCTCGACACGCTCACCATGCGTGACGTTTCGCACGAGGACCGGCGGAAGTTCATCGAGGCGATCACCTTCTTCTACCGCGCGCTGACCCTCAAGCACGGCAAGCGGCTGCTGCTGAAGTCGCCCACGCACACCGGACGCATCGAGTTCCTCTCGACCATGTTCCCAGGCGCGAAGTTTGTGCACATCAGCCGGCACCCCTACGCGCTCTTCCCATCGATGCAGCGCACCTGGCGAGCGTTGTACGACGCCCAGGGCTTTCAGGTCCGCAAGGAGTACGGCCCCGAGTTCGACGAACTGGTGCACCGCACCTACGAGGCCCTGTACGACCACTACGACGAGCAGGCCGACGCGCTGCCGGCCGACCAGTACTGTGAGGTGCGCTACGAAGAGCTGGCCGCCGACCCGCTGGGGGTGGTGCAGTCGATCTACGAATCGCTTAACCTGGAGGGCTACGAAGCGATGCGGCCCGCCCTGGAAGAGTACGTTTCGTCGCTGAAGGACTACCAGCCCAACCGGCTAAAGACCCCCGAACACGCCCAGGACGAGATCGATCGCCGCTGGTCGTGGTACTTCCAGCGGTTCGGCTACGAGCCCACCTGCTAA
- a CDS encoding Yip1 family protein has product MSSWWRLSLPSRKRLQATDRDHCRCLTRPTRLDHQDTSDTDRRIGNPYASPRAVDESRHAPAEAPPVHQLRSPWLKIWRWPKETILEIAEHRPGYMTWPLAVGIGMWLAGGQLGDHTRPKWNGAVWLTPSPFVVPTILSVGALLGVPLWLLFARACEWSARRNGTPAPRSAVRTACAWGAFPAVFCGPIYLAADVYRWHGPVALQEAVSGIALVAVLVLTLWAIRGLAKGIGGVCNVSDYQALGILSGALLAMMLLSGAVALAWHIVVTFLI; this is encoded by the coding sequence GTGTCGTCGTGGTGGCGATTGTCGCTTCCCTCTAGAAAGCGGCTGCAGGCCACTGACCGTGATCATTGCCGCTGCCTGACAAGGCCGACCCGATTGGATCACCAAGACACAAGTGACACCGATCGCAGAATCGGCAACCCGTATGCATCGCCCAGGGCGGTTGATGAGAGCCGCCACGCGCCGGCCGAAGCACCGCCAGTCCACCAACTGCGGTCGCCGTGGTTGAAGATTTGGCGTTGGCCGAAGGAGACTATCCTCGAGATCGCCGAACATCGGCCAGGCTACATGACCTGGCCGCTGGCCGTAGGAATCGGAATGTGGCTGGCGGGCGGTCAGCTCGGAGACCACACGCGCCCGAAGTGGAATGGAGCTGTCTGGCTCACTCCTAGCCCTTTCGTTGTGCCGACGATACTGTCGGTTGGCGCCCTGCTGGGTGTCCCGCTCTGGTTGCTATTTGCCAGGGCCTGCGAATGGTCCGCAAGGAGGAACGGCACGCCTGCCCCAAGATCCGCGGTCCGGACGGCGTGCGCCTGGGGCGCCTTTCCGGCGGTCTTCTGCGGTCCGATCTACCTGGCCGCTGACGTCTACCGCTGGCATGGGCCGGTTGCACTGCAAGAGGCTGTTTCTGGCATCGCGCTAGTTGCAGTACTCGTCCTTACTCTCTGGGCGATTCGCGGCCTCGCCAAGGGCATTGGGGGCGTATGCAATGTAAGTGACTACCAAGCACTCGGCATCCTATCTGGGGCACTGTTGGCAATGATGTTGCTATCTGGGGCGGTCGCCCTAGCGTGGCACATCGTTGTCACCTTTCTGATCTAG
- a CDS encoding TIGR01777 family oxidoreductase, which translates to MKLILPGGSGQVGTVLARALTAGGHEVVVLSRRPTPADWRVAPWDGQTVGDWAAELDGAGAVINLAGRSVNCRYNAEHRREILHSRLDSTRTIGQAIGQSSSPPRVWLQASTATIYAHRYDAPNDEAIGILGGDEPGAPDTWRFSIDVAKRWEAAAESFELPSTRLVLMRSAITMSPDRGGAFDVLLGLVRRGLGGTNGDGRQYVSWVHEDDFVRAINWLMEHDELSGAVNIASPHPLPNAEFMRDLRRAWGARVGLPSTNWMLEVGAVFLRTETELVLKSRRVTPGRLLESGFTFRFPDWSQAANDLCRRWRAGNQ; encoded by the coding sequence ATGAAGCTCATCCTCCCAGGCGGTAGCGGACAGGTAGGCACGGTGCTCGCCCGAGCGCTCACCGCGGGCGGGCATGAGGTGGTGGTGCTGAGCCGCCGCCCCACGCCGGCGGATTGGCGGGTGGCGCCGTGGGACGGGCAGACCGTGGGCGATTGGGCCGCCGAGCTCGACGGCGCTGGCGCAGTGATCAACCTGGCGGGGCGCAGCGTCAACTGCCGGTACAACGCCGAGCACCGACGGGAGATACTGCACTCGCGGCTCGACTCGACCCGCACGATAGGTCAGGCGATTGGGCAGAGCAGTAGCCCGCCGCGGGTCTGGCTGCAGGCCAGCACCGCGACCATCTACGCTCACCGCTACGACGCCCCGAACGACGAGGCAATCGGCATCCTAGGCGGCGACGAGCCCGGCGCGCCGGACACCTGGCGGTTCAGCATCGACGTGGCCAAGCGGTGGGAAGCGGCGGCCGAGTCGTTCGAGCTGCCCTCTACGCGGCTGGTGCTGATGCGGTCGGCCATCACGATGAGCCCCGACCGCGGGGGCGCGTTCGACGTGCTGCTCGGCCTCGTCCGCAGGGGCCTGGGCGGAACCAACGGCGACGGGCGGCAGTACGTCTCGTGGGTGCACGAGGACGACTTCGTCCGCGCGATCAACTGGCTGATGGAGCACGACGAGCTGTCTGGCGCCGTGAACATCGCGTCGCCCCACCCGCTCCCCAACGCCGAGTTCATGCGCGACCTGCGGCGGGCGTGGGGCGCGCGGGTTGGTCTGCCGAGCACCAACTGGATGCTCGAGGTCGGGGCCGTCTTCCTCCGGACCGAAACCGAGCTGGTGCTCAAGAGCCGCCGCGTCACGCCCGGGCGGCTGCTCGAATCGGGCTTTACATTCCGCTTCCCGGATTGGTCCCAAGCGGCCAACGACCTGTGCCGGCGGTGGCGGGCAGGCAACCAGTGA
- a CDS encoding type VI secretion system tube protein Hcp → MRRNQTIVLAALVLVVSAALDAERCQAAAYIKFDGVDGESKDTGRRGWSDLTGFSLHVVAGGTRTAATMSNRFSMLADQSLPVLLDALVRGTDFSMVEVETTSPDGAEIYQYELTDARLADLAVTHDASGVGRVVGEILAPEVRILQVPTGNEMIWDFSTNSASALAPLAGDYDGDSDVDADDYAKWRDTYGAQMLNLGGGADGNADGRVDAADFTIWRDNYTGSNLFSPTAAPEPAAAALCVVALLGIHEIIRRHR, encoded by the coding sequence ATGAGACGCAACCAGACGATTGTGTTGGCGGCGTTGGTATTGGTGGTTTCCGCCGCCCTGGACGCGGAGCGTTGCCAGGCGGCCGCCTACATCAAGTTCGACGGGGTCGATGGCGAGAGCAAGGATACCGGCCGCCGGGGCTGGTCAGACCTTACAGGCTTCTCGCTCCACGTGGTCGCGGGCGGCACGCGAACCGCCGCGACGATGTCCAACCGGTTCTCCATGCTGGCGGACCAGTCGTTGCCGGTCCTGCTGGACGCGCTGGTGCGGGGCACAGATTTCTCGATGGTCGAAGTCGAAACGACCTCGCCAGACGGCGCCGAGATCTACCAGTACGAGCTGACCGACGCCCGGCTGGCCGACCTCGCGGTCACGCACGACGCCTCCGGCGTCGGGCGTGTGGTCGGCGAGATCCTGGCCCCCGAGGTCCGTATCCTGCAGGTCCCCACCGGGAATGAGATGATCTGGGACTTCAGCACCAACAGCGCTAGTGCGCTCGCCCCGCTGGCTGGCGATTACGATGGTGACTCAGACGTCGACGCCGACGACTACGCCAAGTGGCGCGACACCTACGGCGCTCAGATGCTCAACCTCGGCGGAGGCGCCGACGGCAACGCCGACGGCCGCGTCGACGCGGCCGACTTCACCATCTGGCGTGACAACTACACCGGCAGCAACCTGTTCAGTCCCACGGCGGCGCCCGAGCCGGCCGCTGCGGCGCTCTGCGTGGTCGCGCTGCTTGGGATCCACGAGATCATTCGCCGTCATCGGTAG
- a CDS encoding Nramp family divalent metal transporter, protein MPIDGDPYALTPDKVREPPESLLGQLAYCGPGFVLSASIVGSGELIATTTLGATAGFIVLWVIILSCLVKVALQLEFGRHTILSGRTPLESINRLPGPKPAGAHWTIWGWFLLQPLKIAQMAGIVGAVALVLNLFLPQVEVAVWCWASAGLVGLLVSLERYRMIERSSLALLVLFTLLTLTSVAALQWTDYAISLDDLASGLSFRLPAAATMVVFAAFGLTGVGGDEIIQYGYWLLEKGYAAYAGPREETDAWRRRARGWIRVMTLDAIASMIAYTVVTVAFFLLGAAVLNAQEKIPQGNALIESLAHMYTDTLGPWAHWVFLLGAFVVLFSTLFSAMAAWTRMYADAFAQVGLVNFRDQRSRRRTVFWLAWAFALLWAGIYVINEAPVKMVVLGGIATAAILLLVVYAAIVFRYRDADPAMRPSPLYDAALWCSIIAIVSFVVYGLVDLVRGLG, encoded by the coding sequence ATGCCCATAGATGGTGACCCGTACGCCCTGACGCCCGACAAGGTCCGCGAGCCGCCCGAGTCGCTGCTGGGGCAGCTGGCCTATTGCGGGCCGGGGTTTGTGCTGTCGGCGTCGATTGTCGGGTCGGGCGAGCTGATCGCCACCACGACGCTCGGCGCCACGGCGGGTTTCATCGTGCTGTGGGTGATCATCTTGAGCTGTTTGGTGAAGGTCGCGCTGCAGCTGGAGTTCGGGCGGCACACGATCCTATCGGGCCGCACGCCGCTGGAGTCGATCAACCGTCTGCCCGGCCCCAAGCCGGCCGGCGCTCACTGGACCATCTGGGGCTGGTTCCTGCTGCAGCCGCTGAAGATCGCCCAGATGGCCGGCATTGTGGGGGCGGTGGCGCTGGTGCTCAACCTGTTCCTGCCGCAGGTCGAAGTGGCTGTTTGGTGCTGGGCCAGCGCCGGGCTGGTGGGGCTGCTGGTGTCCCTGGAGAGGTACCGGATGATCGAGCGCAGCTCGCTGGCGTTGCTGGTGCTGTTCACACTGCTCACGCTGACCTCGGTCGCGGCGCTGCAGTGGACCGACTACGCGATCTCGCTCGACGATCTCGCCAGCGGGCTCTCCTTCCGTCTGCCGGCGGCGGCCACGATGGTGGTGTTCGCCGCGTTTGGCCTGACCGGCGTAGGCGGCGACGAGATCATCCAGTACGGCTACTGGCTGCTGGAGAAGGGCTACGCGGCGTACGCCGGGCCTCGCGAGGAAACTGACGCCTGGCGCCGCCGCGCACGGGGTTGGATCCGCGTGATGACGCTCGACGCGATCGCCTCGATGATCGCGTACACGGTGGTCACGGTGGCGTTCTTCCTGCTGGGCGCCGCGGTGCTGAACGCGCAAGAGAAGATCCCGCAGGGCAACGCGCTGATCGAGAGCCTGGCCCACATGTACACCGACACCCTCGGCCCGTGGGCGCACTGGGTGTTCCTGCTGGGGGCGTTCGTGGTGCTGTTCTCGACGCTGTTCAGCGCCATGGCGGCCTGGACGCGGATGTACGCCGACGCGTTCGCCCAGGTCGGGCTGGTCAACTTCCGCGACCAGCGGTCGCGGCGCCGCACGGTGTTCTGGCTGGCGTGGGCGTTCGCCCTGCTGTGGGCCGGCATCTACGTGATCAACGAGGCGCCGGTCAAGATGGTCGTGCTGGGCGGCATCGCCACCGCGGCCATCCTGCTGCTGGTGGTGTACGCCGCCATCGTGTTCCGCTACCGCGACGCGGACCCCGCGATGCGGCCCTCGCCGCTGTACGACGCCGCGTTGTGGTGCAGCATCATCGCGATCGTGAGCTTCGTGGTGTACGGGCTGGTCGACCTGGTTCGCGGCCTCGGCTGA
- a CDS encoding Yip1 family protein: MGLGFFMRRSGPGVAVLFPTRPDSVRTGGSRPALSPRRNLMIDDDPTRRPDLSSNPYAAPQAEDPQRPFDPTFTGVTLNPWVSIWNQPRATIRQIVDTDPRYMVLPIAIAMGVSTVLSGVADSVADPAQPLALTPAVAVAISAVAGPILGLLLWLLNSWLISITARWIGGVATFTEMQAAYAWGAVPGIFTLPLSLLLVILVGQFPGRDYLGLIAINGIAEGVLGIWSFVVLCKCIGEVSRFSAWKGWGAIILAGLLLMLPIIVAGVVVVAIVASL; encoded by the coding sequence ATGGGGCTCGGCTTTTTCATGCGCCGCAGCGGGCCGGGCGTCGCGGTGCTGTTCCCCACGCGGCCCGACTCGGTTAGAACGGGCGGGAGCCGCCCTGCCCTGTCCCCCCGCAGAAACCTCATGATCGACGACGATCCCACACGCCGCCCGGACCTGTCGTCCAATCCTTACGCCGCCCCGCAGGCGGAGGACCCCCAGCGGCCGTTCGACCCCACGTTCACCGGGGTGACGCTCAACCCGTGGGTCAGCATCTGGAACCAGCCCCGCGCGACCATCCGCCAGATCGTCGACACCGACCCGCGGTACATGGTGCTGCCGATCGCGATTGCCATGGGCGTTTCGACGGTGCTGAGCGGCGTCGCTGATTCGGTGGCCGACCCCGCGCAGCCCTTGGCCCTAACGCCGGCGGTGGCGGTGGCGATTAGCGCCGTCGCCGGCCCGATCCTCGGGCTGCTGCTGTGGCTCCTCAACTCGTGGCTGATCAGCATTACGGCCCGCTGGATTGGCGGCGTCGCGACCTTTACTGAGATGCAGGCTGCGTACGCCTGGGGAGCGGTCCCTGGCATCTTCACGCTCCCGCTCAGCCTGCTGCTCGTTATCTTGGTCGGCCAGTTTCCTGGCAGGGATTACCTCGGGCTGATCGCTATCAATGGGATCGCCGAAGGAGTGCTCGGCATCTGGTCATTTGTAGTGCTCTGCAAGTGCATCGGAGAGGTGAGCCGCTTCTCGGCCTGGAAGGGTTGGGGCGCCATCATCCTGGCGGGGTTGTTGCTGATGCTCCCGATAATCGTCGCCGGTGTCGTCGTGGTGGCGATTGTCGCTTCCCTCTAG
- a CDS encoding pentapeptide repeat-containing protein encodes MFRFAPPPQPPLAPIALRGTDALAEHRRNFPDDPLDLRRADLTGALLVGADLRGADLRGATLDDARLDGAQLHGVKLRDASLRNASLAGAHGLIPAQLAGTDLTGAELPAGIATERMEEAARCGDAADFARSIFMWMVGGCAFVWLMLISTTQLQLLTNDGVVNLPVFEVDAPSELFFVLGPFLVIGVYCYLHVYLQRIWETLGGLPAVFPDGEPIDRKTHGWMVLGLVRWQWRRLRERPRMFYSQTLLSVLLAWGLAPITVYSVWRRCAIRHEWNQSIIQVIACAAVAHVAIGSLLAARGAFTLRTSRLAHAAQWVVSLGVLYGLHAAMQDTFHGRAELGWFNAKVVHYHPTDRTPKWGRTKRELMNEYHDRALFLSHDYHGERDPGFTPEADSALVDLTRRWREAYAEFSGPLLRGAHLEGCYIDQSDLSSADLTGSRWTRATLLYADLTQANLQGARFHGANFNEVSLVGASAQRAEFTDASASGFYALGADLSEAKLQRFHAYGPPADLRKAVLDDADMHECQLSKARLQGASLKGVDLHSAILTHADLSDANLTDANLAGADLRGARLKGADLTGADLSGARFGEQTLHYNGHRASHVTLLDDANLSGAKGLTNSMLAAATYNDATRWDNRPPALQVADAAAKPDGWEPEQQQLRMANLPQATSSAEQHLLFDPPGKDPDEGKPLELSPKLDLPQTPVGIAPRADSSDAASTEVDYSPATPGTEWPSEAWPE; translated from the coding sequence ATGTTCCGCTTCGCCCCACCGCCGCAGCCCCCGCTTGCGCCGATCGCGCTGCGCGGGACCGACGCGCTGGCCGAGCACCGTCGCAACTTCCCCGATGATCCGCTCGACCTCCGCCGCGCCGACCTGACCGGGGCGTTGCTGGTGGGGGCCGACCTCCGCGGCGCCGACCTCCGCGGCGCGACCCTGGACGACGCCCGGCTGGATGGCGCCCAGTTGCACGGCGTTAAACTGAGGGACGCGTCGCTGCGGAACGCGTCGCTGGCCGGCGCGCACGGGCTGATCCCCGCCCAGCTGGCCGGGACCGACCTCACCGGCGCCGAGCTCCCCGCCGGGATCGCCACCGAACGGATGGAAGAAGCGGCCCGCTGCGGCGACGCCGCCGACTTCGCCCGCAGCATCTTCATGTGGATGGTGGGCGGCTGCGCGTTCGTGTGGCTGATGCTGATCTCCACCACCCAGCTGCAGCTGCTGACCAACGACGGCGTGGTAAACCTGCCGGTGTTCGAGGTCGACGCGCCGAGCGAGCTGTTCTTTGTGCTCGGGCCGTTCCTGGTGATCGGCGTCTACTGCTACCTGCACGTCTACCTGCAACGCATCTGGGAGACGCTCGGCGGCCTGCCGGCCGTGTTCCCCGACGGCGAGCCGATCGACCGCAAGACGCACGGCTGGATGGTCCTGGGCCTGGTCCGCTGGCAGTGGCGGCGGCTCCGCGAGCGGCCGCGGATGTTTTACTCGCAGACCCTGCTCAGCGTGCTGCTGGCCTGGGGCCTGGCGCCGATAACGGTCTACAGCGTGTGGCGGCGGTGCGCCATCCGCCACGAGTGGAACCAGTCGATCATCCAGGTCATCGCCTGCGCGGCGGTGGCGCACGTCGCGATCGGCAGCCTGCTGGCCGCCCGCGGAGCATTTACCCTCCGCACCAGTCGCCTTGCCCACGCCGCGCAGTGGGTGGTGTCGCTGGGCGTGCTCTACGGCCTGCACGCGGCGATGCAGGACACCTTCCACGGCCGGGCGGAGCTGGGCTGGTTCAACGCCAAGGTGGTGCACTACCACCCCACCGACCGCACGCCCAAGTGGGGCCGCACCAAACGCGAGCTGATGAACGAGTACCACGATCGCGCCCTCTTCCTGTCGCACGACTACCACGGCGAGCGCGACCCGGGCTTCACCCCAGAGGCCGATTCCGCGCTGGTCGACCTTACCCGGCGGTGGCGCGAAGCGTACGCCGAGTTCAGCGGACCCCTGCTCCGCGGCGCCCACCTGGAGGGCTGCTACATCGACCAGTCGGACCTCAGCTCGGCGGACCTGACCGGCAGCCGTTGGACCCGCGCGACGCTGCTCTACGCCGACCTCACGCAGGCCAACCTGCAGGGCGCAAGGTTCCATGGCGCCAACTTCAACGAGGTTTCGCTTGTCGGCGCGTCCGCCCAAAGGGCGGAGTTCACCGACGCGTCCGCCTCGGGCTTCTACGCGCTCGGCGCCGACCTCAGCGAGGCCAAGCTGCAGCGGTTCCACGCGTACGGCCCTCCGGCCGACCTCCGCAAGGCGGTGCTGGATGACGCCGACATGCACGAGTGCCAGCTCTCCAAGGCCCGGTTGCAGGGCGCCTCGCTCAAGGGCGTCGATTTGCACAGCGCTATCCTCACGCACGCCGACCTGTCCGACGCCAACCTCACAGACGCCAACCTGGCGGGCGCCGACCTCCGCGGCGCGCGTCTCAAGGGCGCCGACCTGACCGGCGCCGACCTGTCCGGGGCCCGGTTCGGCGAGCAGACCCTCCACTACAACGGCCACCGCGCGTCGCACGTCACGCTGCTGGACGACGCCAACCTGTCGGGCGCCAAGGGTCTGACCAACTCCATGCTGGCCGCCGCCACCTACAACGACGCCACCCGCTGGGACAACCGCCCCCCGGCGCTGCAGGTCGCCGACGCCGCCGCCAAGCCGGACGGCTGGGAGCCCGAGCAGCAGCAACTCCGCATGGCGAACCTCCCTCAGGCAACCTCGTCCGCCGAGCAGCACCTGCTGTTCGACCCTCCGGGCAAAGACCCCGACGAGGGCAAGCCTCTGGAGCTGTCACCGAAGCTAGACCTGCCCCAAACTCCGGTTGGCATCGCGCCCCGGGCGGACTCCTCCGACGCGGCGTCCACTGAAGTTGACTACTCGCCGGCCACCCCCGGCACGGAGTGGCCCAGCGAGGCTTGGCCCGAGTAG
- the acnA gene encoding aconitate hydratase AcnA: MATNDPFGALDTFETGNGPAQFYRLGKLEEAGLTKVAKLPYSIRVLLESVLRNCDDYVVTQDDVKSLAAWCDSKGAKAVEVPFKPARVVLQDFTGVPCVVDLAAMRSGMQRLGGDPNKINPLVPVDLVIDHSVQVDHFLGDGALDLNIELEFERNRERYEFLRWGQKAFDNFRVVPPGTGIVHQVNLEYLAKCVFVKDGVAYPDSLVGTDSHTTMIDGLGVVGWGVGGIEAEGVMLGQPIYMLMPEVVGMKLTGKLPAGATATDLVLTVTEILRKEKVVGKFVEFFGEGVSSMSLADRATIANMSPEYGATMGFFPVDDVTLGYLRQTGRTDDEIALAEAYCKANDLFRTDDAPAPEFTKTVELDLSTVEPSLAGPKRPQDRIALSDMKPQWEKDLAEVYEKSPNGAPASRWEGEGGGTPDPAGAAQAEVAIADPGFDGVNVEFEGCTFPLKHGSVAIAAITSCTNTSNPSVMVAAGLVAKKAAALGLQAKPWVKTSIAPGSRVVTDYYAKSGLDKELGKIGFYTVGYGCTTCIGNSGPLPAPISEAVRQHDLVVSGVLSGNRNFEGRINPDVKANYLASPPLVVAYALAGNTGIDLTSEPLGEGENGQPVYLKDVWPTHEEVQEVVKSCVLPEMFQDQYGDVWNKNPKWNAIATSEGDLYEWDDASTYIQEPPFLSSITPEVKPIEPIAGARCLALMGDSVTTDHISPAGAIAKDSPAGRFLVGSGVDPKDFNSYGSRRGNDRVMTRGTFANIRIRNQLAPGTEGGVTRYLGDGSGEVMSIYDASMKYQESGTPLVVLAGAEYGTGSSRDWAAKGTYLLGVRAVLAASFERIHRSNLVMMGVLPLEFKNGETWQSLGLTGEETFDIAGLDDNLKPLQDVTVKAGDKSFTMKLRIDTPVEMDYYRHGGILAYVLRKLLKD; this comes from the coding sequence ATGGCCACCAACGACCCCTTCGGCGCTCTCGACACGTTTGAAACCGGCAACGGCCCGGCCCAGTTCTACCGGCTTGGCAAGCTGGAGGAGGCCGGCCTGACCAAGGTCGCCAAGCTGCCGTACTCGATCCGCGTGCTGCTGGAGAGCGTGCTGCGGAACTGCGACGACTACGTCGTCACGCAGGACGACGTGAAGAGCCTGGCCGCCTGGTGCGACAGCAAGGGGGCCAAGGCCGTGGAGGTCCCCTTCAAGCCGGCCCGCGTGGTGCTGCAGGACTTCACCGGCGTGCCGTGCGTGGTCGACCTGGCCGCGATGCGGAGCGGCATGCAGCGTCTGGGCGGCGACCCCAACAAGATCAACCCGCTGGTGCCGGTGGACCTGGTGATCGACCACTCGGTGCAGGTCGACCACTTCCTGGGCGACGGCGCTCTGGACCTCAACATCGAGCTGGAGTTTGAACGCAACCGCGAGCGGTACGAGTTCCTCCGCTGGGGGCAGAAGGCCTTCGACAACTTCCGCGTGGTGCCGCCCGGCACCGGCATCGTGCACCAGGTGAACCTCGAGTACCTGGCCAAGTGCGTGTTCGTCAAGGACGGCGTGGCGTACCCCGACTCGCTGGTCGGCACCGACAGCCACACCACCATGATCGACGGCCTCGGCGTGGTGGGCTGGGGCGTGGGCGGCATCGAGGCCGAGGGCGTGATGCTCGGGCAGCCGATCTACATGCTGATGCCCGAGGTGGTCGGCATGAAGCTGACCGGCAAGCTGCCGGCCGGCGCCACCGCCACCGACCTGGTGCTGACCGTCACCGAGATCCTCCGCAAGGAGAAGGTGGTCGGCAAGTTTGTCGAGTTCTTCGGCGAGGGCGTCAGCAGCATGTCGCTTGCCGACCGCGCGACCATCGCCAACATGTCGCCCGAGTACGGCGCCACGATGGGCTTCTTCCCAGTCGACGACGTCACGCTCGGCTACCTCCGCCAGACCGGCCGCACCGACGATGAGATCGCCCTGGCCGAGGCCTACTGCAAGGCGAACGACCTGTTCCGCACCGACGACGCGCCCGCGCCCGAGTTCACCAAGACGGTCGAGCTGGACCTCTCGACCGTCGAGCCGAGCCTGGCCGGCCCCAAGCGCCCGCAGGACCGCATCGCGCTGTCGGACATGAAGCCGCAGTGGGAGAAGGACCTGGCGGAGGTGTACGAGAAGTCGCCCAACGGAGCGCCAGCCAGCCGCTGGGAGGGCGAGGGGGGCGGCACGCCCGACCCCGCCGGCGCCGCGCAGGCCGAGGTGGCGATCGCCGACCCCGGCTTCGACGGCGTGAACGTCGAATTCGAGGGCTGCACGTTCCCGCTGAAGCACGGCAGCGTCGCGATCGCGGCGATCACCAGCTGCACCAACACGTCCAACCCCAGCGTCATGGTGGCGGCCGGACTGGTCGCCAAGAAGGCCGCCGCGCTCGGCCTGCAGGCCAAGCCGTGGGTCAAGACCTCCATCGCCCCGGGCAGCCGCGTGGTGACCGACTACTACGCCAAGAGCGGCCTGGACAAGGAGCTCGGCAAGATCGGCTTCTACACGGTCGGCTACGGCTGCACCACCTGCATCGGCAACAGCGGGCCGCTGCCCGCGCCCATCAGCGAAGCGGTCCGCCAGCACGACCTGGTGGTCAGCGGCGTGCTGTCCGGCAACCGCAACTTCGAGGGCCGCATCAACCCGGACGTGAAAGCCAACTACCTGGCCAGCCCACCGCTGGTGGTGGCCTACGCCCTGGCCGGCAACACGGGCATAGACCTGACCAGCGAGCCGCTGGGCGAGGGCGAAAACGGCCAGCCGGTCTACCTGAAGGATGTCTGGCCCACGCACGAGGAGGTGCAGGAGGTCGTCAAGAGCTGCGTGCTGCCCGAGATGTTCCAGGACCAGTACGGCGATGTCTGGAACAAGAACCCGAAGTGGAACGCCATCGCCACCAGCGAGGGCGACCTCTACGAGTGGGACGACGCCAGCACCTACATCCAGGAGCCGCCGTTCCTGTCGAGCATCACGCCGGAGGTCAAGCCGATCGAGCCGATCGCCGGCGCCCGCTGCCTGGCGCTGATGGGCGACTCGGTCACCACCGACCACATCTCGCCCGCGGGCGCGATCGCCAAGGACTCGCCGGCCGGCAGGTTCCTGGTTGGATCGGGCGTGGACCCCAAGGACTTCAACAGCTACGGAAGCCGCCGTGGCAACGACCGCGTCATGACCCGCGGCACGTTCGCCAACATCCGCATCCGCAACCAGCTGGCCCCGGGCACCGAGGGCGGCGTCACCCGCTACCTGGGCGACGGCTCCGGCGAGGTGATGTCCATCTACGACGCCAGCATGAAGTACCAGGAGTCGGGCACGCCACTGGTGGTGCTGGCGGGCGCCGAATACGGCACCGGCAGCTCCCGCGACTGGGCCGCCAAGGGCACCTACCTGCTGGGCGTTCGGGCCGTGCTGGCCGCCAGCTTCGAGCGGATCCACCGCAGCAACCTGGTGATGATGGGCGTGCTGCCGCTGGAGTTCAAGAACGGCGAGACCTGGCAGTCGCTCGGCCTGACCGGCGAGGAGACCTTCGACATCGCCGGCCTGGACGACAACCTCAAGCCGCTGCAGGACGTTACGGTCAAGGCGGGCGACAAGTCGTTCACCATGAAGCTCCGCATCGACACCCCGGTCGAGATGGACTACTACCGCCACGGCGGCATCCTGGCCTACGTGCTGCGGAAGCTGCTGAAGGACTAG